CCGCGGCTCGGGCCCGGCGTTGTGATCCTCAGGCGCAAATCACCCTATTTGAGCAGGGAGAATTTGTGTCATACGCCGGCTGCGGTCTGCCTTTCTTCATTTCCGGGGCTATTCCCGATATCAAAGAACTCCTGGCCACCCCGGTAGGAGTGGTTCGGGATGCGGGATTTTTCAAAAATGTCAAAGGCTTTGACCTCAAGACGGGCAAACGGGTGACGGCAATTGACCGGGGCCAAAAAACCGTGGAGGTGAAAGATGTCAAAACCGGCGAAACGGAAACCGTCCCGTATGACCGGTTAGTGTTAGCGACCGGTGCACAGCCGGTACGGCCGCCGATTGCAGGTATTGACCTGGAAAACATCTTTCCTCTGCAAAGTCCCAAGCATGCCTTGGCCATTCGGGAAGCGATTGAACGCGACCAGCCTAAAAAGGCGGTATTGATCGGGGCTGGCTGGATCGGCCTGGAAGTGACCGAAGCCTTGGCCCATCAGGGAATCGAGGTCACCCTGATCGAAGCCCTGGATTTTGTAGCTCCGAATCTGTTAGATTTTGAAATCGCCGCCTTGTTAACCCGTCATTTAAACGAGAAAGGCGTGGCGGTTCGCACTCAAGAACGGGCGGCCCGTTTTGTTGGCACGGCAGAGGGCAAAGTCAAGAAGGTGGTCACCGATAAAGGTGAATATGACGCCGACTTAGTCCTGATTGCCATTGGCGTGCGTCCCAATGTGGAGCTGGCCCGCCAGGCCGGGCTGGAGCTGGGCCAAACCGGGGCCATCAAGGTGGATGATTACCTGCGGACTTCTGATCCCGATATCTATGCTGGCGGCGACTGCGTGGAAAGCAAACATCTGCTGACCGGCAAGCCAGCCTTTGTCTCTTCCGGCCAGTTGGCTAATATTCACGGCCGGATTATCGGTACCAACGTCACTGGTGGACAGGAGACCTTCAAGGGTTTCGTCGGTACTTCGGTAGCCAAGGTCTTTGATTTTAACGTGGGAGCTACCGGACTTAAAGAGTCGGTAGCTCGCGAGTTGGGCTTTGAGGTGGTCACGGCCCTGGTTCCAGGCCCGGATCATGCTCATTATTATCCCCAAAGCGGCGTGGTGGGCCTCAAAATGGTGGCCGACAGCAAAACTCGCCGCCTCCTGGGGGTGCAGGTGGTAGGTCCCGGCGATGGTTCTAAACGGCTGGATGTGGCGGCTACGGCAATGACCTTGGGGGCTACCCTGGATACCGTGTCGCAGCTCAATCTGGCCTATTCTCCGCCCTTCTCGTCGGCCCTTGATAACCTCCTGGTGGCCGCCAATGTCATGCTCAACAAACTGGAGGGCCGGGCTCCTTCCATCACCCCCATGGCGGTCCAGGAAATGACCGAGCAGGGCAAAGATTTCATGCTCTTGGATGTCCGCACGCCGCAGGAATTCCAAGAGGTCCG
The window above is part of the Deltaproteobacteria bacterium genome. Proteins encoded here:
- a CDS encoding FAD-dependent oxidoreductase; protein product: MASSMKIVVVGGVAAGPKAAARARRCDPQAQITLFEQGEFVSYAGCGLPFFISGAIPDIKELLATPVGVVRDAGFFKNVKGFDLKTGKRVTAIDRGQKTVEVKDVKTGETETVPYDRLVLATGAQPVRPPIAGIDLENIFPLQSPKHALAIREAIERDQPKKAVLIGAGWIGLEVTEALAHQGIEVTLIEALDFVAPNLLDFEIAALLTRHLNEKGVAVRTQERAARFVGTAEGKVKKVVTDKGEYDADLVLIAIGVRPNVELARQAGLELGQTGAIKVDDYLRTSDPDIYAGGDCVESKHLLTGKPAFVSSGQLANIHGRIIGTNVTGGQETFKGFVGTSVAKVFDFNVGATGLKESVARELGFEVVTALVPGPDHAHYYPQSGVVGLKMVADSKTRRLLGVQVVGPGDGSKRLDVAATAMTLGATLDTVSQLNLAYSPPFSSALDNLLVAANVMLNKLEGRAPSITPMAVQEMTEQGKDFMLLDVRTPQEFQEVRLKNPHTFLMPLGRLREKAPEFPKDKTIIPFCKLSLRGYEAVKILEGLGFKDIMFMDGGVVQWPYELEK